TAGAGTAACTCAAAGTTGTTTGTTGACAGTACTGGTGTCAGGCCTTAGACACTGTGGGGGGGCTCctgaacacaacaacactggGGATTAAATCTGTGTGTGGCAGATATGTTGATCCCTGTGGTGTCTACCGAGGGATTTTCACCTGCTCAGGTTTAACTCTGCAGAGCTCGGGGCTccacacagtttgtgtgtcagaCAAACACTCATCGCAGTTATcatgtagttgttgtggtacaTTTAGAGGTACACACTGAGAGCCATTCTacatggttttgtttgtttgtaagcaggattacacaaaaactactcgaTGGATgaaccatgaaacttggtggaactACGTGGTATTGGTTAGAATTGAACTGGCTcatggggcagatccaggatttattttagtCTATACTTCTGTGagcatttttcaaaaatgtccttTATTTCTCaagagaatgattcatggagCTAGATGAAAGAAATCTGGTATTTATAAGGTTGTAATATCTATAAGGAAGTGAAATtgggtgcagcttgattgaatagGACTGTTGGGGCCTGATGGTGGTACATTATCTAGTTATAAGATAAATACCTTGGTTGACAGTCCCAGTGTAAAGACCTTCTATTAACATTAGCGCCTCCCTCTAGTGGTGAATGACaatatatttcatttgtaaACTGAAAGATTaccagcagatttttttttttattaaaagacatTAATGAGAATCAAGTCGGTGTCAGGCTTGAAGTATTTTACTGTAGTGCTACAGTACGCAACAGGTATGAATGAAAACATCGGGCGACCTCATGTTCTCTgtagtttcattccatataacAAAAGTATCTGGCAGGTAGAATCCCCACAGCATGGCAGTAGAGTAGAAAAcagggaaatgaaaaaaaaaaaaaagaatatacaaataaaagtgtaaataaaagCATTCAAAGAGTCGAGATTCTTCATGTGCTCTCTGATTCTACTGGCAATTCAACATTAGAGAAGCAAGCGCACGGACCTGGCCTCTTTTAGCACAACTTATAATGGCTTACTCGCACACATGTGCtccctcacactgacacacacacacagacacacacacacacacacacacacatccatgggAGTGCGATTGTCACCCCTGGTCTCCGTCCTCCAAGCTGAATTAGATTAGGAAAGTCTAGGTTAATCACCCAATAAATACATTCtgaaatctctttttttaaacacagaccGCTTGACAAATATATACAAAGTgattaaaagataaaagtaaCTCATTACTAAGTGTTTACATCATAAAACAGTGAACATGAACATGGTGTGGACTGACGCACACAATCTCCTTCTGTTAGGCCCAAGTATCCAATTTATCTCGTTTTATTTCTCCACTCGTTTGCTCCCTTCTTCCGCCACATTCTGCTTCTTTACGCGACTGATTGTACACACTAGTGTCGTGGTCTAGACCAAAGCCTTGCTGCACTAATCCCTTCAGCTACGGCACTACAGGCACACAAATTCAAAGACACTGTTTGGCTCTATGCCCCGCCTCCTTCCCATGATCCTTCCTCGCAACGAACGCACACAGTGCTCCCTGTAAACAAGTACTCTTTGTTCTGTCAGATTATAAATACTGTTTTGgtaaaatcatcatcattaaaagACGAGACAGAGTGTATTTGAGCGCATATCgatacaaaacacaaagaattgCACTGTTCGTTTGTACAAGTTGCgttttacttcttcttcttcttttttttttggcttcaGCGTTAAGGCCCAAAAATCTGGAGTGGAAGGGGAGAAGGAGAAGTCCAAGCGGTGATCTGCCTGCACCCATAGGGCCCTACTGTAGATACGGACAACACACATACAAGCACACTCACAGATATACAGTATTACAGGGTGATATAAAAAGACACTAAGGAATGGTGAAACATCctctctgtcatttctttttgtGAAATCATTCTTCTTCATACATTTCATCTTCATTATCTAAATCTTTTTAAGCCGAGCTCGTCTCTCATTCCTCATTTCCTGTCCAAAGTGCTTGGGTGCCGGTGCTCTTTCAGTCTGGCTACACTAGGGGGTGCCGTTCCTCTCAGCAGGTGACTGACAGGCGGTGGCTGTGTTTATTGCTATAATGTCTGTGCTCCTCCCCTCGCGGAGGAAACAAGCGGGACAAAGTTCCCCTCCTGACACTGATCTGAGGTCTTTGCCCCCACTGCTGATTAGAGTCTGTGCTTTCTGGAAGGATCTCATGTCAAATCAGTGCTGGAAGGAAACTCCCTCCCTGAGGAGCAGGCTCAGGTGAAGACGTAGttgaggaggagctgagagaggagcagaacaCAGAGGATGAGACAGTGACGGCCTGTTAACGAGACGctgttctctgtctccctccgaAGAGCCAGCTGACGACTCAGGACCACCAGGttcctgcagggagagagaaaggtcaGACCGAAGTGTTGTCAAAATTGATGACAAATCTAAAACCCTCAATAAAATcaccacaataaaaacacaaaagtcgGCCGAAGGCAGCCAGGTAGAAAAGACAGTCATTAAGTTAcctgattgtttgtgtgtgagcaaatgtgtttgttattttcacctCTGAATATCCTGCTGCGTATTCTGTATGGATGTGATGGAGGCTTCTATCAGGGCGATGTCCTTTACCTCTTTACTGCACCGTGCACACTGGCTCGAAAACCctggacacagagaaaatgaggaaATGAGGTTATAAAAGTGCATCAATGACATTTTGGGGAAAGTGGGGATATCTTGGTTTATCGTCATAACTTCAACCGGCTGTGTGAGCGCTTGGTTTTATGGTTAGGGTTAAACGTGTGAGTGGACCTCACCTTCATTGTCTGATGACTCTTGTGTGGGTTCAggtgtggtgctgctgctctctgtgttcTGGCTGCAGCTGGACGGTTGGCTGCTCGCCTTCCTGTGCTTCCCGTTCACCTCagcctgaggagaggaggaggagactcaACTTTTTAACTTGTTCAAACTCCACAGCTGACAAATTGATAGTGAACTGCTGGTTCAACAGCTCGATGAAGATGTGGTTCACTCTCTGAATATCACTTAAGCAAAGTGAGACGAATCATACTTTTGCTTTTCATACTTTACTCTCTCCAAACTTATTTTCAGAGCACCTACATTTCATGGATATTTGGtatgacaggaagtgaagcagcCTCCATTTTGATTAAGCGTCTATGACCCAGGATCAATAATACAGCAGTTAGCTCTAGCTAGACTCGTCTGACTGACCTTCTGTTGGCTGGTCCAGCTGTGACTGTACGACagttcactgtgttgtctctgcCGTTTCTTATGCGTCTGAATCACTCCGTCCTTCTCGAACTGAACCAGGCAGTGCTCAGGGTCCCACGGCCGCGTTCTGCCAAACATGACATATTGTTATCTCCACATCTCCTCTCAATAATTTTAGCTTGTTTGGGTGACATAAACTGTTAACTACAAACAAGAGTATGTGAGACTGCCTGcttggtgagtgtgtgtgttcttactcCATGTGCCTGTAGGTCCACTCGGAGGTGATGGGGTCCTGATGGAAAAGTCGTGAGCTCCAGggtttgtctcctctctccctggCCTCTCTCCGCTGAGCTTCCTCTAAAACAAACTTTTCCTGGGTGGCCCGCATCTGGTCCCGATCCATGATGGCACTGGTCACATGCTGCCACAGtctatcaacacacacacatggtgacATTAGATCCAAAGGTTGTAATAGATAATGTTGAAGTCAGCAGTATCTTAGTAACTGTTTACATGAGATTATGAAAATAGGAATAGTTTTTCTTAAGAAGAATTAACTAATTAATCTCAGACTAGACTGGTTATAGATCAGAGAGAGCATTTATCTTGTCAAATACATGtgtaattatcattaataatgacCGCTTTGCTTTTAGGTGAGTCAGAACTCTGGTAGTGTGAAAGCTCACACACCAGAATAAAAGCCATTATTAATGGTAGTAGATACAACTGTGCTTAACCTGCAATGACAAGTCAAAACGTTTGActgtgaaaatgtctttaatgCTGCTTTAATGTCTGTTGAGTTCAAATGAAGTATCAATTCAATACATGGATGATAAAATATGTGGTTTACCTTTCAGACTCGAACTCTCCCTGCTGGTCGATCTGTACCACTTGTCTCTTGAGCCGGCTGCTGCGGATGTCTGCAGTCGGGTTCCATAGCGTCTCCTGCTGGCCTGAGCGCTTTTCATGAATGAACACCTCGCTGTCCTGATTGTAACAAAGGCAAGAAAAGCTCAGCCTTGTCAGAAAAACCAGTTCATAACTACTTAAACTTGCCTATCAATGGAACAggtgaaataataatacaatattatCAGTGTAAATGGCTCCTTGTGAGGCTCCTGTAGTTCATGAgtctccctgctgctgcaggcaGGAACAGAGTTTAAAGCTCTCACCCAGTGTCCATCAACAGTGGCCAGCAGCTCCTCGCCGACAAAGATCTTCCCGCTGATCTGATTCACGGAGCAGGAGCCTCCAAGGAAAGGCTGCGGTCAAAGCGATCAAACACTTTTATTCCAATTACTGTGAAGTATCAGCTGCTAAATAGTCAACCAACTATTACGATGTAAGAAAAACAACTAGTCAAAGTAAATTCGgtgtaaaaaatgtttaactaaTAAAAATTGGAACCTTTAGTTTGAACTCCAGCTCTGTGAAACATTTGGTTTTCTCACACTCGATGGTGACCTTCCCGCCCAGCTCTAGTGTCATGGTGCCGTACAGGATACCTGCAGGTGGCAGAATTACAGCATCAGATCTGATATGTGAGCGAGTTCATTGATTGGATGGGAAATAAAGATAATTTACAACATCCCACCGTCCACACTCAGTGAATAAAGACAGTTGACCTGAATTAGATTCCGCCGATCATCCATGTCTGATTTTGGACATCTGATGTAATTTGATTTTCAGGAGCTCAGACAGACGCACAAATTACAGCCCACACATGATCTTTCAGAGCAGACAGATTTCATTGAATCTGTGGTAGATGAGTTTGACCTCCTGTACTCACGGCACAGAAGCTATGTGTGGTAATTTAAGTGTGACAGCGAGGATTGTTTAATGTCTCAGGCAAACGAACCTCAATCACATGATTATTCTATCTAAAGAGATGACGCTGTATGAAGGAGAGCGTGTCAGTCATTGAAACTGAAGCCCTGTGGGTCAGCAACAAGAACATGAACAGATTTTGTGTAGATATTCACTGTAGACCTGTTACCTTTGCAGTGAGCGTAGGGCATTGTGATGACatactcctcatctctgctgaggAACAGCAGCTTCGCTTTTCCATCGAGAATAGCAGACAGAGagtttcctgcagcagagggacagagaaaaaTCACAGTTCAAGAAAAGATCCTCCTTAAAAAGCTTCCACTGAAAGTCATCTTCTGTACCTCTGAAGGAAGGCTTGGAACATTTATCAGCTACGTACCATAGAACTTGGACTTGGCCAGGATGCTTCCACTGATAGAAAAACCATCTTTTCTATTGCAGATGTAAAAGGCAGAGATGGGCGGATGGTGGGACACCtggcagagaaaagaaacagcagAGTGAGAGGTGTCAGATTTATAGGTGTGTGCCAAATTGTGCAAAATATTCCGCAAAAGGGATGAGTCATGTGAGGTGTATTTACTCGTTCTAGCTAAGAATCTGGTTTCACCTGTTCAGCTATGTAGAAAGTGCAGCTGTTGGTCTGAGGGTGAAGCCAGCAGCAGCGGAAGTTCTCCCCCAGGATTGGGTTGTAAGGCTTCTTCAGACCCTGTGAAAatccaaaacacagacagatgtgagCAGTGATGTGAGAATCATCtgctacaaactgttttctGTCTCAAGTCAAACGGTGCCGAGGAACATTTACACAGCAGTTAAATCACATGAGCATCACTATGGAAAATATAACTCCTTCATAGGACTCAATAATTCAGCAGGTAAACtacaattgattgattgattaaggTTGTTCTAATAAGAGGTCATCGATATTCTACCCATCCCTCTACAGTGAGTCTGTTAGCAGTAGTCAGTCAACATCATTAGTTGTTGTTGGTTCATGTGGGGTGTTTTGCCATTGGGGTCGATTACATACTGTGATTGGTCAGTTAGTTCACACGCAGCATGCTCTCATGGGCACACAGGTGGAGCTGAGCaaatcaatgtgctgcacaCAGCTCACTGATGAAGTAAGGTTCGACCAATAGGTAGTGGTCAATGTCGATACTGTGACGGAGCActcaaaataaatcaacataTGGGAAACACTTAAAAGACGCTAATCGCACACCTGTGTGCAGgacattgatttatttctaGCTACAAGCTGCAGCTATCAGAGTAACAGTGCTGTCAGATCCAGCCACACAGAGATTTAtgggaaacacagaaaagatgTTAAATACtaaaaagctgctgttttatttcGTGTTTATCATCATTATCCAAAACAGCTGTTGCAAAAGAAGGGCTCATCTTGTAAACAGGGTTGGCATATTTAAAAGGACATTATGATTCCACTAACAAGCCAAGTCAGTGTGAACAACTCTTACCTTAGGCTTCTTGTAGAAACCAGACAAGTACCATCTCAACACCTGCTTGATACGACCATA
This genomic interval from Paralichthys olivaceus isolate ysfri-2021 chromosome 7, ASM2471397v2, whole genome shotgun sequence contains the following:
- the osbpl5 gene encoding oxysterol-binding protein-related protein 5 isoform X2, coding for MEETTTFTTSAQSESRMFNGVEKDCPSPTEKLARKESLKVQKQNYRQEKKRAAKELFSALKDPSVVIMSNWLKIRGSLKSWTKLWCALKPGVLLIYKTPKTDHWVGTILLSACKLIERPSKKDGFCFKLYHPLDKSIWAIKGPKGETVGSITQPLPSNYLIFRAASESDGRCWMDALELALSCSSLYKLTAKAGREGDISTSSESSHILQLLQSTALTDTELLQLNDAVLLGNHHMEHDGFSDKSEREAHDDWDTTPNENGGRLTEESDMDQSDEVSPGPQATAYVEQSTEEMAEVGEASQVETVSEENKGLIWSLLKQLRPGMDLSKVVLPTFILEPRSFLDKLADYYYHADLLSQAVLEESAYGRIKQVLRWYLSGFYKKPKGLKKPYNPILGENFRCCWLHPQTNSCTFYIAEQVSHHPPISAFYICNRKDGFSISGSILAKSKFYGNSLSAILDGKAKLLFLSRDEEYVITMPYAHCKGILYGTMTLELGGKVTIECEKTKCFTELEFKLKPFLGGSCSVNQISGKIFVGEELLATVDGHWDSEVFIHEKRSGQQETLWNPTADIRSSRLKRQVVQIDQQGEFESERLWQHVTSAIMDRDQMRATQEKFVLEEAQRREARERGDKPWSSRLFHQDPITSEWTYRHMETRPWDPEHCLVQFEKDGVIQTHKKRQRQHSELSYSHSWTSQQKAEVNGKHRKASSQPSSCSQNTESSSTTPEPTQESSDNEGFSSQCARCSKEVKDIALIEASITSIQNTQQDIQRNLVVLSRQLALRRETENSVSLTGRHCLILCVLLLSQLLLNYVFT
- the osbpl5 gene encoding oxysterol-binding protein-related protein 5 isoform X1, with product MKEENLFHRRFSLCPNATSPPKIDPRTLTRNLSYGGDNDLYNLSPGSETDRNGLSMLSNELSPAQSPGSKSESRMFNGVEKDCPSPTEKLARKESLKVQKQNYRQEKKRAAKELFSALKDPSVVIMSNWLKIRGSLKSWTKLWCALKPGVLLIYKTPKTDHWVGTILLSACKLIERPSKKDGFCFKLYHPLDKSIWAIKGPKGETVGSITQPLPSNYLIFRAASESDGRCWMDALELALSCSSLYKLTAKAGREGDISTSSESSHILQLLQSTALTDTELLQLNDAVLLGNHHMEHDGFSDKSEREAHDDWDTTPNENGGRLTEESDMDQSDEVSPGPQATAYVEQSTEEMAEVGEASQVETVSEENKGLIWSLLKQLRPGMDLSKVVLPTFILEPRSFLDKLADYYYHADLLSQAVLEESAYGRIKQVLRWYLSGFYKKPKGLKKPYNPILGENFRCCWLHPQTNSCTFYIAEQVSHHPPISAFYICNRKDGFSISGSILAKSKFYGNSLSAILDGKAKLLFLSRDEEYVITMPYAHCKGILYGTMTLELGGKVTIECEKTKCFTELEFKLKPFLGGSCSVNQISGKIFVGEELLATVDGHWDSEVFIHEKRSGQQETLWNPTADIRSSRLKRQVVQIDQQGEFESERLWQHVTSAIMDRDQMRATQEKFVLEEAQRREARERGDKPWSSRLFHQDPITSEWTYRHMETRPWDPEHCLVQFEKDGVIQTHKKRQRQHSELSYSHSWTSQQKAEVNGKHRKASSQPSSCSQNTESSSTTPEPTQESSDNEGFSSQCARCSKEVKDIALIEASITSIQNTQQDIQRNLVVLSRQLALRRETENSVSLTGRHCLILCVLLLSQLLLNYVFT